A stretch of the Nicotiana tabacum cultivar K326 chromosome 6, ASM71507v2, whole genome shotgun sequence genome encodes the following:
- the LOC107761626 gene encoding pathogenesis-related thaumatin-like protein 3.5, with product MLTITSWKKLSISLIFCAYFSLSFGSTFTITNICPYTIWPGTLSGSSSPKLSTTGFQLNAGQSVRIPSVPGWSGRIWARTGCTFDASGVGSCQTGDCGGKLECDGLGATPPASLFEITLGVGEAKDFYDVSIVDGYNLPMVATPQGVDGECNVTGCVSNLNMGCPKELQVVGGDGDGEGEGNVVACKSACEAFDLDQYCCAGEFANPTTCRPSFYSSIFKRACPRAYSYAYDDGTSTFTCKADDYAIIFCPMNGVKRPNGGETTTPIEESKMEKLSGTVSSHILLPFPMLTVLLIFSTYLQT from the exons ATGCTTACCATAACTTCCTGGAAAAAGCTTTCAATTTCATTGATTTTCTGCGCgtacttttctctttcttttggcAGCACTTTCACCATTACTAACATTTGTCCTTATACAATATGGCCTGGTACACTGTCTGGTTCTTCATCACCTAAACTTTCCACGACTGGCTTTCAATTGAATGCTGGCCAAAGCGTCAGAATCCCAAGTGTCCCCGGATGGTCTGGTCGAATTTGGGCAAGAACTGGCTGTACTTTTGATGCCTCTGGCGTTGGCTCTTGTCAAACAGGTGATTGTGGTGGAAAGCTCGAATGTGATGGCCTTGGTGCCACACCACCTGCTTCTCTCTTCGAGATAACTCTGGGTGTGGGAGAGGCTAAAGATTTCTACGACGTTAGTATTGTCGATGGTTACAACCTGCCAATGGTTGCAACCCCACAGGGAGTCGATGGAGAATGCAATGTCACTGGATGTGTATCCAATCTTAACATGG GTTGTCCAAAAGAACTTCAAGTGGTGGGTGGAGATGGAGATGGAGAAGGAGAAGGAAATGTAGTAGCATGCAAGAGTGCATGTGAGGCCTTTGATTTAGATCAGTATTGCTGTGCCGGAGAGTTTGCCAATCCAACTACTTGTCGGCCATCATTCTATTCCAGCATCTTCAAGAGAGCTTGTCCAAGGGCTTATAGCTATGCATATGATGATGGCACCAGCACTTTTACCTGCAAGGCTGACGACTACGCAATCATCTTCTGCCCCATGAACGG GGTAAAGAGACCCAACGGTGGAGAAACAACTACACCTATTGAAGAGAGCAAAATGGAAAAGTTATCAGGGACAGTATCTTCACACATTCTCCTTCCATTCCCGATGCTGACTGTGCTGTTAATTTTCAGCACATATCTCCAGACATAA
- the LOC107761646 gene encoding uncharacterized protein LOC107761646 isoform X1 produces MSDSREESPDWLRSFQAPAQITLSSGSESPLDKSPLSDDEDSINLSKLFQKDKTSLSEAKSSQDGQECQLNKMSEVNSPIKNEKVDHKPTRKRKKENQSEKEGKSTDKVFTKRRALEKAFTDKEPSHSVLTLSSDSESSHDGSSIKVEEVLDKELLMHDAKPIKEEEENDVPSTSKSPKKKLKKEDPEKKKKLESQLKEEREDMDAVEENIPEKQSVPNLSSSRLPLVLPEKVQRTKALVECEGDSIDLSGDMGAVGRIVISDGPSGKHEMLFDLKGTIYKTTILPSRTFCVVSFGQTEAKVEAIMNDFIQLKPQSNVYEAETMVEGQGTLDGFTFDSDEEAENLRRPASQDQNENVDHQINGNVKAKAKKASGTEQKKGKKGVKIPNKVAGEFRCVLIQFNKEQQFI; encoded by the exons ATGAGCGACTCAAGAGAAGAATCTCCAGATTGGCTCCGCTCTTTTCAG GCACCTGCTCAGATCACCTTATCGTCCGGATCTGAATCTCCCTTAGATAAAAGCCCTCTAAGTGATGACGAGGATAGCATCAATCTTAGTAAACTGTTTCAGAAGGATAAAACATCTCTTTCAGAGGCCAAAAGCAGTCAGGATGGGCAAGAATGTCAACTCAACAAGATGTCTGAAGTAAATTCtccaattaaaaatgaaaaagtagATCACAAACCTACGAGGAAGAGAAAGAAGGAAAATCAGAGTGAAAAAGAAG GAAAAAGCACGGACAAGGTATTTACAAAGAGAAGAGCGTTGGAGAAGGCTTTTACGGATAAA GAACCTAGTCATTCAGTCTTGACGTTGTCATCGGATTCTGAATCTTCTCATGATGGCAGTTCCATAAAAGTGGAGGAAGTCCTTGATAAAGAGTTGCTTATGCACGACGCTAAGcctataaaagaagaagaagaaaatgatgtaCCTTCTACATCAAAATCTCCAAAGAAAAAGCTGAAGAAAGAGGAtccggaaaagaagaaaaaactagAGAGTCAGCTAAAGGAAG AGAGGGAAGACATGGATGCTGTGGAGGAAAATATTCCAGAGAAACAAAGTGTACCAAAT TTGTCATCTTCAAGGCTGCCTTTGGTGCTTCCCGAGAAAGTACAAAGGACAAAG GCACTTGTGGAGTGTGAAGGTGATTCCATAGATCTGAGTGGTGATATGGGTGCTGTTGGGAGGATAGTTATTTCAGATGGTCCATCAGGAAAACATGAAATGCTTTTCGATTTGAAAG GAACCATTTACAAAACGACAATATTGCCTTCCAGGACGTTTTGTGTG GTAAGCTTTGGACAGACAGAAGCAAAG GTGGAGGCCATCATGAATGACTTCATACAGCTGAAGCCACAATCAAATGTTTACGAAGCTGAAACCATGGTTGAAGGTCAAG GGACTCTTGATGGTTTCACATTTGATTCGGACGAGGAGGCTGAAAATTTGCGAAGACCAGCTTCCCAAGACCAGAACGAGAATGTTGATCATCAGATCAATGGAAATGTCAAAGCTAAAGCTAAAAAAGCATCG GGTACGGAACAAAAGAAGGGCAAGAAGGGAGTGAAGATACCAAATAAAG TTGCAGGTGAATTTAGATGTGTGTTGATTCAATTTAACAAAGAACAGCAATTCATCTGA
- the LOC107761646 gene encoding uncharacterized protein LOC107761646 isoform X3, producing MSDSREESPDWLRSFQAPAQITLSSGSESPLDKSPLSDDEDSINLSKLFQKDKTSLSEAKSSQDGQECQLNKMSEVNSPIKNEKVDHKPTRKRKKENQSEKEGKSTDKVFTKRRALEKAFTDKEPSHSVLTLSSDSESSHDGSSIKVEEVLDKELLMHDAKPIKEEEENDVPSTSKSPKKKLKKEDPEKKKKLESQLKEEREDMDAVEENIPEKQSVPNLSSSRLPLVLPEKVQRTKALVECEGDSIDLSGDMGAVGRIVISDGPSGKHEMLFDLKGTIYKTTILPSRTFCVVSFGQTEAKVEAIMNDFIQLKPQSNVYEAETMVEGQGTLDGFTFDSDEEAENLRRPASQDQNENVDHQINGNVKAKAKKASGTEQKKGKKGVKIPNKDFHIAVENPPSQP from the exons ATGAGCGACTCAAGAGAAGAATCTCCAGATTGGCTCCGCTCTTTTCAG GCACCTGCTCAGATCACCTTATCGTCCGGATCTGAATCTCCCTTAGATAAAAGCCCTCTAAGTGATGACGAGGATAGCATCAATCTTAGTAAACTGTTTCAGAAGGATAAAACATCTCTTTCAGAGGCCAAAAGCAGTCAGGATGGGCAAGAATGTCAACTCAACAAGATGTCTGAAGTAAATTCtccaattaaaaatgaaaaagtagATCACAAACCTACGAGGAAGAGAAAGAAGGAAAATCAGAGTGAAAAAGAAG GAAAAAGCACGGACAAGGTATTTACAAAGAGAAGAGCGTTGGAGAAGGCTTTTACGGATAAA GAACCTAGTCATTCAGTCTTGACGTTGTCATCGGATTCTGAATCTTCTCATGATGGCAGTTCCATAAAAGTGGAGGAAGTCCTTGATAAAGAGTTGCTTATGCACGACGCTAAGcctataaaagaagaagaagaaaatgatgtaCCTTCTACATCAAAATCTCCAAAGAAAAAGCTGAAGAAAGAGGAtccggaaaagaagaaaaaactagAGAGTCAGCTAAAGGAAG AGAGGGAAGACATGGATGCTGTGGAGGAAAATATTCCAGAGAAACAAAGTGTACCAAAT TTGTCATCTTCAAGGCTGCCTTTGGTGCTTCCCGAGAAAGTACAAAGGACAAAG GCACTTGTGGAGTGTGAAGGTGATTCCATAGATCTGAGTGGTGATATGGGTGCTGTTGGGAGGATAGTTATTTCAGATGGTCCATCAGGAAAACATGAAATGCTTTTCGATTTGAAAG GAACCATTTACAAAACGACAATATTGCCTTCCAGGACGTTTTGTGTG GTAAGCTTTGGACAGACAGAAGCAAAG GTGGAGGCCATCATGAATGACTTCATACAGCTGAAGCCACAATCAAATGTTTACGAAGCTGAAACCATGGTTGAAGGTCAAG GGACTCTTGATGGTTTCACATTTGATTCGGACGAGGAGGCTGAAAATTTGCGAAGACCAGCTTCCCAAGACCAGAACGAGAATGTTGATCATCAGATCAATGGAAATGTCAAAGCTAAAGCTAAAAAAGCATCG GGTACGGAACAAAAGAAGGGCAAGAAGGGAGTGAAGATACCAAATAAAG ATTTTCACATCGCAGTTGAAAATCCACCATCTCAACCCTAA
- the LOC107761646 gene encoding uncharacterized protein LOC107761646 isoform X2, protein MSDSREESPDWLRSFQAPAQITLSSGSESPLDKSPLSDDEDSINLSKLFQKDKTSLSEAKSSQDGQECQLNKMSEVNSPIKNEKVDHKPTRKRKKENQSEKEGKSTDKVFTKRRALEKAFTDKEPSHSVLTLSSDSESSHDGSSIKVEEVLDKELLMHDAKPIKEEEENDVPSTSKSPKKKLKKEDPEKKKKLESQLKEEREDMDAVEENIPEKQSVPNLSSSRLPLVLPEKVQRTKALVECEGDSIDLSGDMGAVGRIVISDGPSGKHEMLFDLKGTIYKTTILPSRTFCVVSFGQTEAKVEAIMNDFIQLKPQSNVYEAETMVEGTLDGFTFDSDEEAENLRRPASQDQNENVDHQINGNVKAKAKKASGTEQKKGKKGVKIPNKGKKKPQAPKKSKSKK, encoded by the exons ATGAGCGACTCAAGAGAAGAATCTCCAGATTGGCTCCGCTCTTTTCAG GCACCTGCTCAGATCACCTTATCGTCCGGATCTGAATCTCCCTTAGATAAAAGCCCTCTAAGTGATGACGAGGATAGCATCAATCTTAGTAAACTGTTTCAGAAGGATAAAACATCTCTTTCAGAGGCCAAAAGCAGTCAGGATGGGCAAGAATGTCAACTCAACAAGATGTCTGAAGTAAATTCtccaattaaaaatgaaaaagtagATCACAAACCTACGAGGAAGAGAAAGAAGGAAAATCAGAGTGAAAAAGAAG GAAAAAGCACGGACAAGGTATTTACAAAGAGAAGAGCGTTGGAGAAGGCTTTTACGGATAAA GAACCTAGTCATTCAGTCTTGACGTTGTCATCGGATTCTGAATCTTCTCATGATGGCAGTTCCATAAAAGTGGAGGAAGTCCTTGATAAAGAGTTGCTTATGCACGACGCTAAGcctataaaagaagaagaagaaaatgatgtaCCTTCTACATCAAAATCTCCAAAGAAAAAGCTGAAGAAAGAGGAtccggaaaagaagaaaaaactagAGAGTCAGCTAAAGGAAG AGAGGGAAGACATGGATGCTGTGGAGGAAAATATTCCAGAGAAACAAAGTGTACCAAAT TTGTCATCTTCAAGGCTGCCTTTGGTGCTTCCCGAGAAAGTACAAAGGACAAAG GCACTTGTGGAGTGTGAAGGTGATTCCATAGATCTGAGTGGTGATATGGGTGCTGTTGGGAGGATAGTTATTTCAGATGGTCCATCAGGAAAACATGAAATGCTTTTCGATTTGAAAG GAACCATTTACAAAACGACAATATTGCCTTCCAGGACGTTTTGTGTG GTAAGCTTTGGACAGACAGAAGCAAAG GTGGAGGCCATCATGAATGACTTCATACAGCTGAAGCCACAATCAAATGTTTACGAAGCTGAAACCATGGTTGAAG GGACTCTTGATGGTTTCACATTTGATTCGGACGAGGAGGCTGAAAATTTGCGAAGACCAGCTTCCCAAGACCAGAACGAGAATGTTGATCATCAGATCAATGGAAATGTCAAAGCTAAAGCTAAAAAAGCATCG GGTACGGAACAAAAGAAGGGCAAGAAGGGAGTGAAGATACCAAATAAAGGTAAAAAGAAACCTCAAGCGCCGAAGAAAAGCAAGAGCAAAAAATAA
- the LOC107761610 gene encoding serine/threonine-protein phosphatase 7 long form homolog has translation MDAPIHPSPYSRELLVLQGDHRSTHIWEGELLSQTLRARRVDDLWDFLRHRVLHDHVVHRLQATGFYRIIEIGRIQVDWALITALIEWWRPETHTFHLPIGEATITLQDVEVLYGLPVDGMPVSLPIAMRSMSRDAYLDMLQQLTGFRPQDEISSSGASRLTLTPIRQHLELLHPDITDDTEEVHIT, from the coding sequence atggacgcgcCTATACATCCCAGCCCTTACTCTCGTGAGCTATTAGTGCTtcagggcgatcataggtccaCCCATATATGGGAGGGAGAGTTACTTTCCCAGACTTTACGGGCTAGGAGAGTGGACGACCTGTGGGATTTTCTGAGGCACAGAGTTCTCCACGATCATGTAGTCCATCGCCTCCAGGCCACGGGATTCTATAGGATTATTGAGATCGGGCGGATACAGGTTGATTGGGCTTTGATCACGGCATTGATTGAgtggtggcgaccggagacgcacacttttcacCTGCCCATTGGCGAAGCTACCATCACGCTGCAGGACGTTGAGGTTTTATATGGCCTGCCCGTTGATGGCATGCCCGTTTCACTGCCTATTGCTATGAGATCTATGTCGCGTGATGCTTATTTGGACATGCTGCAGCAACTCACGGGTTTCAGGCCACAGGACGAGATTTCATCATCGGGTGCTAGTCGGTTGACTTTGACCCCTATTAGACAGCACCTGGAGCTACTCCACCCCGATATCACCGACGATACAGAGGAGGTACATATCACCTAG
- the LOC107761618 gene encoding chloroplastic import inner membrane translocase subunit HP30-2, producing MGEGKQGVMVVEMPNSSSQNPITQLQNKFKELEIGFKGWLAKQSLPVEAAVVTATSGLQGAAIGGFMGTLTQDVSSSLPTPPPAANLNPQAMASFQQAQALAGGPLVQARNFAVMTGVNAGISCVLKRIRGKEDVQSSMAAAFGSGALFSLVSGMGGPNPVPNALTSGIFFALVQGGLFELGRKFSQPPAEDTHYIRTRSMLSSLGLQNYEKNFKKGLLTDNTLPLLTDSALRDVRIPPGPRLLILDQIQRDPELRKRQG from the exons ATGGGCGAGGGAAAGCAAGGAGTGATGGTAGTGGAAATGCCGAATAGCAGTAGCCAGAACCCAATAACGCAGTTACAGAACAAGTTCAAGGAATTGGAGATTGGGTTCAAGGGCTGGCTAGCCAAACAGTCGCTTCCGGTTGAAGCTGCTGTGGTGACTGCAACCAGTGGACTACAGGGTGCTGCTATCGGTGGCTTTATGGGAACGCTTACACAGGATGTTTCTTCCTCTTTGCCTACTCCTCCCCCGGCTGCCAATCTCAATCCTCAAGCTATGGCCTCTTTTCAACAAGCCCAG GCTCTTGCAGGAGGTCCATTAGTTCAGGCCCGTAATTTTGCTGTCATGACAGGTGTTAATGCTGGAATTTCTtgtgtcttgaaaagaattaGAGGCAAAGAGGATGTCCAGTCCAG TATGGCAGCTGCCTTTGGTTCTGGAGCACTGTTTTCATTAGTTAGTGGCATGGGTGGCCCAAATCCAGTACCCAATGCTTTGACATCTGGCATTTTCTTTGCCCTTGTTCAAGGTGGACTGTTTGAG CTTGGACGGAAGTTTTCGCAGCCACCTGCTGAAGATACACATTATATCAGAACCAGATCAATGTTGTCAAGCCTTGGCCTGCAAAATTATGAAAAGAATTTCAAGAAAGGGCTGTTGACAGACAACACTTTGCCGTTGCTCACTGATAG TGCTCTTAGAGATGTGAGGATCCCTCCTGGGCCAAGGCTTCTAATTCTTGATCAGATACAGAG GGATCCGGAACTCAGAAAGAGACAAGGATGA
- the LOC142181507 gene encoding uncharacterized protein LOC142181507, whose protein sequence is MTDSTPLNRVPRGLSASAVDERRTKLHNGKLKEVEVDKSSKETKNPVGSKRKKPMKDSQIQKGINFFVKHQPKLAPHISAYTNTDIVSQLKDKLTLVQYQQFDNTCFGSFFK, encoded by the exons ATGACGGATTCAACGCCACTCAACAGAGTACCCAGAG GTTTATCAGCATCCGCAGTTGATGAGAGAAGAACTAAATTACACAATGGCAAGTTGAAAGAAGTCGAAGTTGATAAATCTTCAAAAGAAACCAAAAATCCAGTTGGCTCAAAGAGGAAAAAACCTATGAAAGATTCACAAATCCAAAAG GGAATTAATTTTTTTGTGAAACACCAGCCAAAATTAGCACCCCATATTAGTGCTTACACTAACACTGATATAGTCTCCCAGCTAAAAGATAAGCTTACTCTCGTTCAGTACCAACAATTCGACAATACATGCTTTGGATCATTCTTCAAATGA